The Salmo salar chromosome ssa02, Ssal_v3.1, whole genome shotgun sequence genome segment CGCATGTGTTCTAAGTGGCTGCCAGGTAAAAATAGACGATAGTAGACAATAGTATTATTAGTGAAAGGGGGTGTTGTTGAACATTTTCTTGACATTACTCGACTTTTATAGATCACGCAAAATGTTATCCAGGAACTTTCTGAAGTAATTGTAGGCTACTTGAGACGTTTAATTTTGCTAACTTAATTACGATATTTAAATAGATGTTTGATTTCTCTGGTCTAGGGGCGCATCAGTTGCAGCCTTGAGAATCGAATTTTCTCTCCGCAACTCCCTTGTCATTATCTGAACACTACAACAAAGtagtctgactgtactgtaggctacaaCGTTTCATATCCTACAAAGAAGCAATAGCTTCCACAATGGATCGGGTAAGTCTGGTTTTAACATTATATGCCTGCTGTGTTGTATAAAATGTCTAGGCCTAGTTTTCATCATCTTTGATCCTCCACATTCCTGTGTTGGTTTTAAACGgctggacaaaaaaaaaacataacggTAAAACTTGTTTGGATTTTTTTTCAACAAAGTAGCCTACTACTATATCATGTTTAGGAATCTGTGGCTATGACCtaattatctctccttcctcacAAAGTGTTCATAGTCCTTCACGGATTTCGAACACATTATCCATTATTTGACCAAATACTCAAGTGACTGCTCTAACAAAGAATATATATTTCTTCAAAAACGGAAGGCAATCGGAAGAGAGGCAAGATTGTCGTGGAAATATTTGGTCAATCATATTTCACAAATACCGGATTATGTGAGTTGAAATACACTTTTTATTACTTCATAATAAAAGCCGAGCTGGTTCATGAATTCAACTGCCTTCCAGTCTTGGCACACACGTTTTATACATTTGTCCTCCTCAGGTCACACTCACAGTAACTCCTCTTAATGGCTCATCCCCTCTGGCATTTAGTCACCGTTATGATATTGCCTTCATATTAGGGCATGGAACCCGTAGAGCCACAGAAATAGACAAAAATAGACCTTCACTCGCCTTAAGCCAGGTTCGTGCATGTAGGACCATAGTAACAGACCTCGGCACTCTACAGGAATAACCATACATGTCATCCTGCTAAATCATCTGAAAGGGACACCCCTGTTCTGGAAAATACCCAAGAGGtgtaaccatagcaacagtaCATAGTTGGCCATAACACAGTTACAGGAATAACCAGTCGTGTCAAACCCCCAGacaggtgcatgtctaatggtgTCTAATGACCCAGAGCACATATAGAGTGCACTAGTTTTGCTGGCTccttctgaaataaatcattaccACATAGGTACTGGAAAATTCACAATAAGATCAGATGGGACCATTATTAGGCATAAAGTTAGAAGTGTTGTTAATAAGGACAATGGTAGAAATGGGCGTGGTTTGACTTTGCGGTTACTAGTGACGACCAGGCACTACTCCCATATAAAGTGTCCTACTTTTATCAATACACTCCTAACAACCTAATCGTTAAGAAATTTTAATTTGATCAAATAAGGCAGAAGCCAGATTTTGGGCCCAGTTAtccctctctctttgcctcttccTCGCTGtttgaaaggaaatgactggtatgataaatatggtggaaactctGACTAGCCCATTCCTCCACCAACCCAATGCTATTAGATTAGTGGGAAGTAGTGAACGATTGGACATTTGAGGAAAAAGGAGCTATTCTAAGGATTCACCCAAATCAATCAGCGGTTCAGACTAAATGAATACAACATTTGGTTTATTGATGTTTAATATTTATTACGTCCAACAGGACAAAGCTAGCCCGTTCCCCTCTACCCTCCCGGAGTCCCCAGGTCAAACGTCTCCCAGTACTGCTTTACTGCTGGGTCTGGTTGACTGCAGGAAAACACCGGGGCAGAGTGGAactaagagaggaggaggagaagataagGAAGATGGAGATTTGTTTTCATTAAGTAAGAACCATGGTGTGTAGATTAGACTACAGTCTGCTTCTGTAACAGTGAATTGATTAATTATATATTGATTAAAATATCTGGTCGTTCCACCCAATTgtgaaaagtttttttttatttcaactaattttaacattctgtcataaagagcacatgttcaacttcataaaaaagCATTTTGCTACAAAACATGTAGAAACAGTTTCACCATACTAAAACAAGTGTTCAGGtcatgtaacagggttgaccttaaaatgagggacagacgtaaatgaatcagtaattacatgaaataaataatgtttAGAAATGACTGTCAAAGTAACCAAATATCTAGGgctttacatgcacactaatcatttcctattaaactgattatggcagtagacTGAGTATGGCATTactcatgtaaacaccttactctgctgaTCTTAATTGGTGTGAGGTCATAACCGAAGTAAGGATACACCTttaaaaacacctggttttctgaacAATCTTTAGAatgattaggacatgtaaacacttTAATCAgagttatagaggtgtatttaatctgTGCATGTGCTAACACAAGCAGCGCAAGCTAACTTCTTTTGCTCGAGTGCAGTGAGTTCAGGAAAAACGAAGTACGCATCTTAGacatagttttcacatacaaactaaATTTGTCAGAACTCAGAATTAAATAtgcttaaaaaaaataacatggtcgctgtggTAGAAAGTTTATTTCGATTGGCCATTATCAGCAAActcccatcaggtagcctgatttcagatgtgtccatataAACAGGTTTATTAGGGAAATTGTtatttcaaagcatgtcaacatTTAAATCAAACTCCTTATACTATTTGACTGTTCACAATAATTGTGTTATTCTGCGCTTGTAACTTTACTCAATGATGGTAAAACTTAGAGAAATGATTGTATTAGGTGGGTTAAAATCTTTCTAAAAGTTACACAGGGTTGACAGAGGGACTTGTCAAAATGCAGAAACTTGTCACTTTAGAAAGTCTTTAGTCATAATAAAAATCTGATTAGTCGAATTCTCCATGTGTTCAGTATTAAAGGGCATTATTTTAATATAACAGATATTTAAAATtgaatattggtgcacaatttctactggAAACATATCAACGGGTCGCAAAGGGCATTCATTTCATGGAATGACCAATCTGTTTATGGACCCATATTCGCAAAACCTAAGTACTCAATGTCTTTGTTTCACAGGGGACATCCCTAATCGTTGCACTCTTAGTGGGAGGGGCTTAtcatctggggagcctcaacaacgtcatgatgctgacaagaaagagaagagtctctccagatcagaacacctcaagaaacaccagcatagAGGTATAGGGAAGAAACCTcaccactgctgctctgactgtgggaataGTTTTGCTAAACAGAAGGAGTTTATATTTCACCAGCGGATTCACACCGGTGTGAAACCgtaccactgctctcagtgtgggaaGGGTTTTTCTGCATCTAAAACCTTAAAATCTCATCAGAGAATTCATACTGGGGAGAGCCCTTACCCCTGCTTTGATTGTGGGAAATGCTTCAATAAATTAGGAGCCCTGACtacacaccaacgcatacacacaggagagaagccttatagctgtgatcagtgtgggaatagTTTCGCTCGAGATTCCACCCTGACTgcacaccaacgcatacacacaggagagaagccttatagctgtgatcagtgtgggaagagcttcagtcATTCAGGAGACCTGACTAGACacaaacgcatacacacaggagagaagccttatagctgtgatcagtgtgggaggAGCTTCAATCAGTCAGGAGACCTGACtacacaccaacgcatacacacaggagagaagccttatagctgtgatcagtgtgggaagagcttcaatcaatCAGTACACCTGACTAGACACcagcgaatacacacaggagagaaatcttatagctgtgatcagtgtggaaagagttttgctcTAGATTTCAACCTGACAACACACcagcgaatacacacaggagagaagccttactcctgtcTATGTGGAAAGAGCTTTGCTCATTCAGCATCACTGAAAAATCACCAGAATGCACAAACATGTCAtccttcatctccctcctctctggcaCTGGTTCCAGATCCCTAAATTATGTTTCAATAGAAAACATCTTGTAAAGAGTCATCCAACTCCCATTCTCTATCAGTTTACTAAGGCTGATAACCATGGTAACCTGTATAGCATAATATGCAACTCTGGATCCATATGTATCAGGTGTGTTGGAGTAGGagtgctaatctaggatcaggtcctctgtCCATGTATTCTCATTTTGATCTAAATGGCTTAATGTCATCATTAAGCCATTTGTGTGTAGAGGGGGATGTTGAGGTGGGTGGGGGTGTTCAGAGCTGTATCTTATTTAAATAATTCTTATTATCCATTGTGTAATAATGTTTCAACAATACTAGGTGTGTATTCATGTATgcagttgtcgtgtctttggctatgccggattaagtgatatgacatgctaacctataaaattctttctctgtaattaatattacctgattaagctaatcatgtaaatgtaattaactagaaagtcggggcaccacggaagaacgtttatagagccgttatcttccgaataaactcttaaaatacttagtaatattttacatcgatagcagtcaatattaacccttatcttattttcagtctcataatgaaagttgtaaattcttggctaccttcacgaaccctggctaacaagttgaatcagcaatacaaaattgggtttaattatttatttactaaatacctaaactaatcacacagaatacaaatgatgtcatacagaaaacgtccctggtggacggaacctgtatgatggctggttacacaaaggaaagggggttgggcttgaatgaaagagcgggaagacttaggaacaaagaaacagcagctatgctatcgtaaatacattatcttatgtatTACTAAATTACTGCCCATTTGGAAaaagaaaatgcaataaatatttactctgagctgcgcttcggtatattggtcgtagatgctggccaggttggccaacagatcttcctgtcctcggaagaatgtctctggtggtaaattggatacgtggtggtatcttcgtctgtttgttagactgggtccgtcgtccgtcctttcctagcccacgtctacagtggccgctgctaactcaacggctaggaagtatcacttctgtagtgaataagctcaaagttcataccattcgccaccaaagctcacggcgaggttggcttagttctgtacttgacgtgtgtcgttctaacgtagaggctgcagacctcacgaactggaacatgtggttatcttttcatcaagggcttatatagtggagagggggaaggatgtgtttcatcgtttataacccctgtctcttcacaggggtgggccactgatcaagcagggcactttccttatgaaaacccaattctctcatttggaagctaaaattacatttaatctcctaacaaacaatttcaatatcaaacatttcaattgcataacaattccatgtgactctgataactagagggtgtatactttcccaggtacagtttatgtcgtcctgtcatcagtcataatgtctcagatgacaacgaactttacatacatactcattacgttccaaagcatatttccaactggttttattaccaaaatatggttcctttccccatttgtttatgttcccagactctctatatttaacacaggctattcagcagtccttcagtagggtcagaaagagaggggaagggagaaaggtatttatgggggggtcataaaccttacccacaggccaacgtcatgacacagtaGATCAGTACATTAAATCCATTATCTGCTCAACCACATCTGCTTCTCACTTCATTTAAGTGTTGTTTTTTACATGGACCAGAGCCCTCTTCTAGAATAAGTTTTCTCCAAAAAGATCTAGACATATTTATTGTAAAACCCTTTACCAGGTTTTAGTGCAGCTGATGGGACATACAGAACAATGCAGCTATAGGAATTGTAGTTGGGattctcaccctctgtcttcATGTGGTTCAGGTGACCATCTTTCTAAGACTTATCTTCCACTTTATCATTTTGATTGTTATTGACGTTATTGTTATTCAATGACTGATTCATTAATTTGTGTAAAAAACATGAAGAAAGCCTCCAAATCTGACAAGGGACATAGCAGGGAATGGACAGGTGAGTTGAGGTGgaaaagtatttgttttctttcagatCTTTTAACAGTGCTCGATTAATcttgcctggcacaatggaaccaatggaatagtcccaatgCTTATATTGTCTGTCTTTTCTCCTCCAGGGAGACTCAGTCCAGTGTATGACAACATCTCAGGCATGGCCATGGCCCCTACTGCAGCACAGATGAGCAGGGTGATGTTCACTGTCCACCTCTCTTAATAACCAGGAAGTGCCTCTGTACTCCACTGTCCAACTGCACCAACCCAAGAAAGAGGATGAGGATGTCCAGTATGATGTTGTGAAATTCAACCGCCCCAGTGCTGCCACCCGGTGAGCAAGTCAAGCCATTACGTCTCAGAGAATCTTTCATTTACATGGTACTTGTGCTGACAGTTAGGAATGCATACAACACTTCTATGTTATGCAGACCAGCAGTTGGTTGGTTTAAATGTATTAACATCTACATGATTACTTAAAATGAGACCCCAGAAGTGAAGATTAATGATGACATGTTGCATCTCCTttcatccaggctgtatcacatccggccgtcattgggagtcccatagagcggcacaCAATTGCACCaacgtcgtccggggtaggccgtcattgtaaataagaatttgttcttaactgacttgtctagttaaataaaggttaaataaaaattaagaAATAACAGACCTCCGGCACAAGAAGCTTGGGAGGACCCCTCTGTGCTATATAGAACagtcaacaaaccccgaaccaagAACACCACAATCAACAGACTTGAACACAACAAGACCTGAATTCAGgatgggcttcctctcactaccatatttggaaacgccaagcggatgcttcacatttctacatccggtgaaatatctgtctcattgttctgtgATACGTTCCAAATGGTACCTTGTTCCctctagtgcactatgtagggaatagttgccattttggatgcactcTGAACACCAGAAGACCTGAACACAAGATGATTCAATCAAAGTTGCATTATGGACAGGCATACTGCACTTACATTTTTAAGGTAATAACACACTATAGGCTCTACTATAGGGTTTAATAAAGTATACTATAGGGTCTACTATGCTCGactatagggtttaatatagtgtactatagggtctactatagggtttaatatagtatactatagggtctactatagggtttaatacagtatactatagggtctactatagggtttaatatagtatactatagggCTTGGACAATTTTTACATGGGTCGTGGGCTCATGGCTCGAGACTGAGCTGTGGCTAAAAACGTTGCTTTGTATATCTGAAAGGGAACAAGATAATATACCAAACTCATCATTGTGCAGGTTATTTGTAgctctttgtgtgtgttttagtgagaGGAAACTGTTGCCCATAATGTTGTAAAGTGTCAGGGGTCATGGCACAACAAACTGGGAAATAATTTCTGTAACTTCATTAATGTACAAGACTATACACCCACACTTCGGACCCTATTCAGACTTGAGGACTTAACATCGACTTAAGTCCCAAAATATTGCCTAATGTCCATGTTTTATTGACTTAAGTCCATGTTACGTCAACATATCTCAAGTTCGAATCGGGCATGCAATTAACATTGTAATTGTTTTGATTTTTAGTAAAATGTTTTGTAAAATCAATATCATGAAAAGGATTTTCGGTTAAACCATCCCTTTTTAAACAAAAATATGCTGGGCTTGATTTCACTTAGTAAGCTCCATGTattaaataacacaatataatCAGCTTTATTTAATGAATTCTAACAATACATCTATACAGAGATTTGAACGTTTTCTCTTTCCGTCCTGAATGAGGTAAGTCACAGGTCCCAGTCTCCAGATTACTGTCGCCTGAATCCATTTCTCTTTCCCTGTCGAACTTGTTCTTCCTCCTGGAAAACTCGACGGTGTAGTCCACCATGGTCATGGTGTTTATTTTGCTTGACATGTTTTTCTTCCACTGTTTTAGCTAAGTCAGGTCGGAGTAGGTTGAAGCGTGCTCGGATCTGGCGCTTCAGGAAGAGCTCAGCAGGGGTCCGACATGTGACTCTGTGGGGGGTACTGCGGAACATTGGCTCAGCGATGCTTGAGAAAGACAGTAGATTGTCTGTTGTCctcaaacgttttttttttaatcagagCTCGCTTTACTATCTGGACTGACCTTTCTGCTGCACCATTCGAGGCAGGATGGTAAGCAGGAAGGGTCTGCTCGATTCCGTTGTTTTGTAGGAATTGTTTGAAATCAGAAGAGATCAGAGACAATTTCTTTGCACAATCCATAGGCTGCAAACAGCCTGCGCAGGTTTTCGATGAAGTTCGTTGATGTCATTGAAGTTATGTGAAAAACTTCCAACCACTTTGATTCACCATCGATTATCACCTCGTAAAGGAATGTTCTTACCTCGCAAAGGAATGTTCTCACCTCGCAAAGGAATGTTCTCACCTCACAAAGGAATGTTCTCACCCAGCAAAGGAATATTCTCACCCAGCAAAGGAATGTTCTCACCCAGCAAAGGAATTTT includes the following:
- the LOC106596266 gene encoding zinc finger protein 239 isoform X4; the encoded protein is MDRDKASPFPSTLPESPGQTSPSTALLLGLVDCRKTPGQSGTKRGGGEDKEDGDLFSLRDIPNRCTLSGRGLSSGEPQQRHDADKKEKSLSRSEHLKKHQHRGIGKKPHHCCSDCGNSFAKQKEFIFHQRIHTGVKPYHCSQCGKGFSASKTLKSHQRIHTGESPYPCFDCGKCFNKLGALTTHQRIHTGEKPYSCDQCGNSFARDSTLTAHQRIHTGEKPYSCDQCGKSFSHSGDLTRHKRIHTGEKPYSCDQCGRSFNQSGDLTTHQRIHTGEKPYSCDQCGKSFNQSVHLTRHQRIHTGEKSYSCDQCGKSFALDFNLTTHQRIHTGEKPYSCLCGKSFAHSASLKNHQNAQTCHPSSPSSLALVPDP
- the LOC106596266 gene encoding zinc finger protein 239 isoform X1 yields the protein MDRAIGREARLSWKYLVNHISQIPDYDKASPFPSTLPESPGQTSPSTALLLGLVDCRKTPGQSGTKRGGGEDKEDGDLFSLSKNHGDIPNRCTLSGRGLSSGEPQQRHDADKKEKSLSRSEHLKKHQHRGIGKKPHHCCSDCGNSFAKQKEFIFHQRIHTGVKPYHCSQCGKGFSASKTLKSHQRIHTGESPYPCFDCGKCFNKLGALTTHQRIHTGEKPYSCDQCGNSFARDSTLTAHQRIHTGEKPYSCDQCGKSFSHSGDLTRHKRIHTGEKPYSCDQCGRSFNQSGDLTTHQRIHTGEKPYSCDQCGKSFNQSVHLTRHQRIHTGEKSYSCDQCGKSFALDFNLTTHQRIHTGEKPYSCLCGKSFAHSASLKNHQNAQTCHPSSPSSLALVPDP
- the LOC106596266 gene encoding zinc finger protein 239 isoform X3, with amino-acid sequence MDRDKASPFPSTLPESPGQTSPSTALLLGLVDCRKTPGQSGTKRGGGEDKEDGDLFSLSKNHGDIPNRCTLSGRGLSSGEPQQRHDADKKEKSLSRSEHLKKHQHRGIGKKPHHCCSDCGNSFAKQKEFIFHQRIHTGVKPYHCSQCGKGFSASKTLKSHQRIHTGESPYPCFDCGKCFNKLGALTTHQRIHTGEKPYSCDQCGNSFARDSTLTAHQRIHTGEKPYSCDQCGKSFSHSGDLTRHKRIHTGEKPYSCDQCGRSFNQSGDLTTHQRIHTGEKPYSCDQCGKSFNQSVHLTRHQRIHTGEKSYSCDQCGKSFALDFNLTTHQRIHTGEKPYSCLCGKSFAHSASLKNHQNAQTCHPSSPSSLALVPDP
- the LOC106596266 gene encoding zinc finger protein 239 isoform X2, with protein sequence MDRAIGREARLSWKYLVNHISQIPDYDKASPFPSTLPESPGQTSPSTALLLGLVDCRKTPGQSGTKRGGGEDKEDGDLFSLRDIPNRCTLSGRGLSSGEPQQRHDADKKEKSLSRSEHLKKHQHRGIGKKPHHCCSDCGNSFAKQKEFIFHQRIHTGVKPYHCSQCGKGFSASKTLKSHQRIHTGESPYPCFDCGKCFNKLGALTTHQRIHTGEKPYSCDQCGNSFARDSTLTAHQRIHTGEKPYSCDQCGKSFSHSGDLTRHKRIHTGEKPYSCDQCGRSFNQSGDLTTHQRIHTGEKPYSCDQCGKSFNQSVHLTRHQRIHTGEKSYSCDQCGKSFALDFNLTTHQRIHTGEKPYSCLCGKSFAHSASLKNHQNAQTCHPSSPSSLALVPDP
- the LOC106596266 gene encoding uncharacterized protein isoform X5, with amino-acid sequence MDRAIGREARLSWKYLVNHISQIPDYDKASPFPSTLPESPGQTSPSTALLLGLVDCRKTPGQSGTKRGGGEDKEDGDLFSLRDIPNRCTLSGRGLSSGEPQQRHDADKKEKSLSRSEHLKKHQHRGRLSPVYDNISGMAMAPTAAQMSRVMFTVHLS